A window from Streptomyces sp. NBC_00271 encodes these proteins:
- a CDS encoding VMAP-C domain-containing protein, producing MTGRGGAGRHNPALRIRERIGEETLDALLAVPALHDRYARALLTDLVGEALGHRADLREQSTVPLQLLELFRFCTRHQDGLSALARKLPMLEPGCPQGPVVQRLADEWTAVDSLDGLPEVTGSWQFLGATLGTLAMSYAMRTALVRTATEARVSAPPPHADTCWHDFLHMAGQGAPRGGLPPWMVYLDRTADAMGHPVAVELLARNRQWALRCGLAELLDLDRARTPAPPPAVRPGQEYLAIHIAPDPLENGRYTVSHSLMSDAGGPNWQHGDPMQRVPTDGLQHAVTRIIKTVEGGGGDRLAHVWLEFVLPFELLNLPVDWWPRDTTEVPNVPLAVDYPVVVRSLDRLQNRDWYRFWRTRWQQLARDEHPSKSVYVNVAHQNGNHLRGLEARLGDNEHCVALVLSEPPLPDHGNGRRELHAALRSGLPVVIWHRAGRSTKEFRGVLDGLLTEGLSRFPAKVAAYRRRAAIDAADDEDAAHIGRHLAVLWDDPDRKPVRPEPP from the coding sequence TTGACGGGACGGGGCGGCGCGGGCCGCCACAACCCGGCGTTACGGATACGGGAGCGGATCGGCGAGGAGACCCTCGACGCACTGCTCGCGGTCCCCGCGCTCCACGACCGATACGCGCGCGCCCTGCTGACCGATCTGGTGGGCGAGGCGCTGGGGCACCGGGCCGACCTGCGGGAACAGTCCACCGTGCCGCTGCAGCTGCTGGAACTGTTCCGTTTCTGCACCCGTCACCAGGACGGACTGTCGGCGCTCGCGCGGAAACTGCCGATGCTGGAGCCGGGCTGCCCGCAGGGACCCGTCGTGCAACGGCTCGCCGACGAATGGACGGCCGTGGACTCGCTCGACGGCCTGCCGGAGGTCACCGGTTCCTGGCAGTTCCTCGGTGCCACCCTGGGCACGCTGGCCATGTCGTACGCCATGCGGACGGCCCTCGTCCGGACGGCCACCGAGGCCAGGGTCTCCGCCCCGCCGCCGCACGCCGACACCTGCTGGCACGACTTCCTGCACATGGCCGGGCAGGGAGCTCCACGGGGCGGGCTGCCACCGTGGATGGTCTACCTCGACCGCACCGCCGACGCCATGGGCCACCCCGTCGCGGTCGAGCTGCTCGCACGCAACCGGCAGTGGGCCCTGAGATGCGGCCTGGCCGAGCTGCTCGACCTCGACCGCGCCCGGACTCCGGCGCCACCGCCGGCAGTCAGGCCGGGCCAGGAATACCTGGCGATCCACATCGCTCCGGACCCGCTGGAGAACGGGCGCTACACGGTCTCGCACTCCCTCATGTCCGACGCCGGCGGCCCGAACTGGCAGCACGGCGACCCGATGCAGCGGGTGCCGACCGACGGGCTGCAGCATGCCGTGACCCGCATCATCAAAACGGTCGAAGGGGGCGGCGGCGACCGGCTGGCCCATGTGTGGCTGGAGTTCGTGCTCCCCTTCGAACTGCTCAACCTGCCCGTCGACTGGTGGCCCCGGGACACCACCGAAGTACCGAACGTGCCGCTCGCGGTGGACTACCCGGTGGTCGTGCGCAGCCTGGACCGGCTGCAGAACCGGGACTGGTACCGGTTCTGGCGTACCCGCTGGCAGCAGCTGGCGCGCGACGAACACCCGTCGAAGTCGGTGTACGTCAACGTCGCGCACCAGAACGGCAACCATCTGCGCGGCCTGGAGGCCCGCCTCGGGGACAACGAGCACTGCGTGGCCCTGGTGCTGAGCGAGCCGCCGCTGCCCGACCACGGCAACGGCCGCCGGGAGCTGCACGCGGCCCTGCGCAGCGGGCTGCCCGTGGTGATCTGGCACCGCGCGGGCCGCTCCACCAAGGAGTTCCGGGGTGTCCTCGACGGGCTCCTCACCGAGGGCCTGTCGCGGTTCCCGGCCAAGGTGGCCGCCTACCGCCGCCGTGCGGCGATCGACGCCGCCGACGACGAGGACGCCGCACACATCGGCCGCCACCTCGCGGTCCTGTGGGACGACCCCGACCGCAAACCCGTGCGTCCCGAGCCACCGTGA
- a CDS encoding DeoR/GlpR family DNA-binding transcription regulator, whose amino-acid sequence MYAPERQQEILRLARDGGRVDVLSLAEEFQVTAETIRRDLKTLDRAGLLRRVHGGAIPAGRLDFEPDLAERESTAADEKDRIAQAAVAELPDQGTMILDAGSTVARLAGDLPLEATLTVVTHSLPIAARLADHPGIQLHLVGGRVRHRTRAAVDAWALRAYAEIRADVLFVAANGFSAEHGLTTPDLAEAAVKRAAIRAARRVVLLADSSKHGQEHFARFGDLSDVDLLITDSGLSPEDATDIERGGTEVVRA is encoded by the coding sequence ATGTACGCACCGGAGCGGCAGCAGGAGATTCTCCGGCTCGCCCGTGACGGCGGTCGGGTGGACGTGCTCTCGCTGGCCGAGGAGTTCCAGGTCACCGCGGAGACCATCCGCCGCGATCTGAAGACCCTCGACCGCGCGGGACTCCTGCGGCGGGTGCACGGCGGTGCCATACCGGCCGGGCGGCTGGACTTCGAGCCCGACCTCGCCGAGCGCGAGTCCACCGCGGCCGACGAGAAGGACCGCATCGCACAGGCCGCCGTCGCCGAGCTGCCGGACCAGGGCACGATGATCCTCGACGCCGGCAGCACGGTCGCCCGGCTCGCCGGGGACCTTCCGCTGGAGGCGACGCTCACCGTAGTCACGCACAGCCTGCCGATCGCGGCCCGCCTCGCGGACCACCCCGGCATCCAGCTCCACCTGGTCGGAGGCCGCGTCCGGCACCGTACGCGCGCCGCCGTGGACGCCTGGGCGCTGCGCGCGTACGCCGAGATCCGCGCCGACGTCCTGTTCGTCGCGGCCAACGGCTTCTCCGCCGAGCACGGACTGACCACCCCCGACCTCGCCGAGGCCGCCGTGAAGCGCGCGGCCATCCGCGCCGCGCGCCGTGTGGTGCTGCTCGCCGACTCCTCCAAGCACGGCCAGGAGCACTTCGCCCGCTTCGGCGACCTGAGCGACGTGGACCTGCTGATCACCGACAGCGGGCTGAGCCCCGAAGACGCCACCGACATCGAGCGCGGTGGCACGGAAGTAGTGCGCGCATGA
- a CDS encoding toll/interleukin-1 receptor domain-containing protein — MDRDGLRARPDHDWQQAVVQALCDSPVLGDRSARAMLAELIGDRLGRPVVLREQATTQLQLLELVRFCVREEIAANHGLSALADAVSLLEGRSRTADAVGELVREHVVREHVGAAPPHAPSHADPPVHLFLSCAVTDLAWASWIAWHLEDAGVGVRLDLLDGPLNGLEQRERVLAVLSPAYVGSAPVQQAWQAMHRRSPEGMAGLLVPVMVEPCRPPWPLSTIAHTDLTGLGEDEARTRLLDAVGVTRTVPTRHAAPPRFPDPAGRR; from the coding sequence GTGGACAGGGACGGTCTCCGCGCCCGCCCGGACCATGACTGGCAGCAGGCCGTGGTCCAGGCGCTGTGCGATTCCCCGGTCCTGGGTGACCGCAGTGCCCGCGCGATGCTGGCCGAGCTGATCGGCGACCGGCTGGGGCGGCCGGTGGTCCTGCGGGAACAGGCGACCACGCAGCTGCAGCTGCTCGAACTGGTGCGGTTCTGCGTCCGCGAGGAGATCGCGGCGAACCACGGACTGTCCGCGCTGGCCGACGCGGTGTCACTGCTGGAGGGCCGCAGCCGGACGGCCGACGCCGTCGGTGAGCTGGTGCGGGAGCACGTCGTACGGGAGCACGTCGGGGCCGCACCACCGCACGCCCCCTCGCACGCCGACCCCCCTGTTCACCTGTTCCTCTCCTGCGCCGTCACCGACCTCGCATGGGCGTCCTGGATCGCCTGGCACCTGGAGGACGCGGGCGTCGGCGTACGCCTCGACCTCCTCGACGGACCGCTGAACGGTCTGGAACAGCGCGAACGCGTGCTCGCCGTCCTGTCCCCGGCCTACGTCGGCTCCGCACCCGTCCAGCAGGCCTGGCAGGCCATGCACCGCCGGAGCCCGGAGGGCATGGCCGGGTTGCTGGTGCCGGTCATGGTGGAGCCGTGTCGGCCCCCATGGCCACTGTCCACGATCGCGCACACCGACCTCACGGGCCTCGGCGAGGACGAGGCCCGCACCCGGCTGCTCGACGCCGTCGGCGTCACCCGCACCGTCCCCACCAGGCACGCCGCACCTCCGCGCTTCCCCGACCCGGCGGGCCGACGTTGA